In the genome of Pseudomonas protegens, one region contains:
- a CDS encoding DUF1329 domain-containing protein encodes MKITKSLLHIGVLGLSLLATGVMAAVSADEAAKLGTSLTPMGAEMAGNAAGTIPAWKPMATNAGTVDSKGFLSNPYGSEQPLFTITAQNVEQYKDKLAPGQYAMFKRYPETFKMPVYPSHRGATVPADVFAAIKRNATKTNLVSGGNGLENFETAIPFPIPKSGVEVIWNHITRYRGGSVTRLVTQATPQANGSYSLVYFQDQFVFRDKMKDYDPKNPGNILFYFKQKVTAPARLAGGVLLVHETLDQVKEPRSAWVYNAGQRRVRRAPQVSYDGPGTAADGLRTSDNLDMYNGAPDRYDWKLEGKKEMYIASDSYKLDSPSLKYADIIKAGHINQDLARYELRRVWHVVATLKEGQRHIYAKRDFYIDEDTWQAAVIDHYDGRGQLWRVAEAHAENYYDKQVPWYALETLYDLQSGRYLALGMKNEEKQAYDFGFTATTSDFTPAALRQDGVR; translated from the coding sequence ATGAAAATCACCAAGAGTCTGTTGCACATCGGTGTGCTGGGACTGTCACTGCTGGCCACCGGGGTCATGGCCGCGGTTTCGGCCGATGAAGCCGCCAAGCTGGGCACCAGCCTGACGCCGATGGGCGCGGAAATGGCCGGTAACGCCGCCGGCACCATCCCGGCCTGGAAGCCCATGGCGACCAACGCCGGCACCGTGGACAGCAAGGGCTTCTTGTCCAACCCTTACGGCAGCGAGCAGCCGCTGTTCACCATCACTGCGCAGAACGTCGAGCAGTACAAGGACAAGCTGGCGCCGGGGCAGTACGCGATGTTCAAGCGTTACCCGGAAACCTTCAAGATGCCGGTCTACCCGTCCCACCGTGGGGCCACGGTGCCGGCTGACGTGTTCGCCGCCATCAAGCGCAACGCCACCAAAACCAATCTGGTGTCCGGCGGCAACGGCCTGGAGAACTTCGAAACCGCGATTCCGTTCCCGATCCCGAAAAGCGGCGTGGAAGTCATCTGGAACCACATCACCCGCTATCGCGGTGGCAGCGTGACCCGTCTGGTGACCCAGGCCACGCCACAGGCCAACGGCTCCTACAGCCTGGTGTATTTCCAGGACCAGTTCGTGTTCCGCGACAAGATGAAGGATTACGACCCGAAGAACCCGGGCAACATCCTGTTCTACTTCAAGCAGAAAGTGACCGCCCCTGCGCGCCTGGCCGGTGGTGTGCTGCTGGTCCACGAAACCCTCGACCAAGTGAAGGAGCCGCGTTCGGCCTGGGTCTACAACGCCGGCCAGCGGCGTGTGCGCCGTGCCCCGCAAGTGTCCTATGACGGCCCGGGTACTGCTGCCGACGGCCTGCGTACCTCGGACAACCTGGACATGTACAACGGTGCGCCGGATCGCTACGACTGGAAGCTGGAAGGCAAGAAGGAGATGTACATCGCCTCCGACAGCTACAAGCTCGATTCGCCGAGCCTGAAGTACGCCGACATCATCAAGGCCGGGCACATCAACCAGGATCTGGCTCGCTACGAGCTGCGCCGGGTCTGGCATGTGGTCGCGACCCTGAAGGAAGGCCAGCGCCACATCTACGCCAAGCGTGACTTCTATATCGACGAGGACACCTGGCAGGCCGCGGTAATCGACCATTACGACGGGCGTGGCCAACTGTGGCGCGTGGCCGAAGCCCATGCCGAGAACTACTACGACAAGCAAGTGCCGTGGTACGCCCTGGAAACCCTCTACGACCTGCAGTCCGGTCGCTACCTGGCGCTGGGCATGAAGAACGAAGAGAAGCAGGCGTATGACTTTGGCTTCACCGCAACCACCAGCGATTTCACTCCTGCCGCTTTGCGTCAGGACGGAGTTCGCTGA
- a CDS encoding DUF1302 domain-containing protein: MTSANQFWRRAKLPLAVGLASTLAGPAFGVSFNIGEIEGSFDSSLSLGASWSTAERNKNLIGVNNGGKGLSQTSDDGHLNFNKGQTFSKIFKGIHDLELKYGDTGVFVRGKYWYDFKLKDEDLDFKNISDNNRKEGAKSSGGQILDAFIYHNYSIADEPGSVRFGKQVVSWGESTFIGGGINSINPIDVSAFRRPGAEVKEGLIPVNMFYISQALTENLSAEAFYQLEWDQTVTDNCGTFFSQPDIISDGCDNNLRVLNKRSTINPAAFPTLNALGVDVNNEGVLVRRGADRDARDSGQFGVAFRYNYEPLDTEFGAYFMNYHSRAPIFSAQGAASRYYTMPLGPLASARPLIVAGNSNYFVEYPEDIRLYGLSFSTTLPTGTAWSGELSYRPNAPVQLNSTDILFAGVTPIAGFGNASVLKGTPGQDLHGYNRKEITQLQTTFTHFFDQVMGASRLTLVGEVGMTYVGGLESKTKARYGRDPVFGPGTLPNGFCATLNSSTIAGAGPGTDASNRTTNCNNDGFTTATSWGYRGRAIWEYPDVFAGVNLKPNVAWSHDVKGYSPGPGGNFEEGRKAISLGLDAEYQNTYTASLAYTNFFGGDFSTVDDRDFLALSVGVNF; encoded by the coding sequence ATGACATCAGCAAACCAGTTCTGGCGCCGGGCGAAACTGCCCCTGGCCGTCGGTCTCGCCTCCACGCTCGCCGGGCCGGCATTCGGCGTCAGCTTCAATATTGGTGAAATCGAAGGCAGCTTCGATTCGTCCCTTTCCCTGGGAGCCAGTTGGTCCACCGCCGAGCGCAACAAGAACCTGATCGGGGTCAACAACGGCGGCAAGGGCCTGTCCCAGACCTCTGACGATGGTCACTTGAACTTCAACAAGGGCCAGACCTTCTCGAAGATCTTCAAGGGTATCCATGACCTGGAGTTGAAGTACGGCGATACCGGTGTGTTTGTCCGTGGCAAGTACTGGTATGACTTCAAGCTCAAAGACGAAGACCTGGACTTCAAGAACATCAGTGACAACAACCGCAAGGAAGGCGCCAAGTCTTCCGGCGGGCAGATCCTCGATGCCTTCATCTACCACAACTACTCCATTGCCGATGAGCCGGGTTCGGTGCGTTTCGGCAAGCAAGTCGTGAGCTGGGGTGAAAGTACCTTTATCGGTGGCGGTATCAACTCGATCAACCCCATCGACGTATCGGCGTTCCGCCGTCCTGGCGCGGAGGTCAAGGAAGGCCTGATTCCGGTCAACATGTTCTACATCTCCCAGGCCCTCACCGAGAACCTCTCGGCCGAAGCCTTCTACCAGCTGGAGTGGGACCAGACCGTTACCGATAACTGCGGCACCTTCTTCTCGCAGCCGGACATCATTTCCGATGGTTGCGACAATAACCTGCGGGTGCTGAACAAGCGTTCGACCATCAACCCGGCAGCGTTCCCGACCCTGAACGCCCTAGGGGTGGACGTTAACAACGAAGGTGTTCTGGTTCGTCGTGGCGCAGATCGTGATGCCCGCGACAGTGGCCAGTTCGGCGTGGCCTTTCGCTACAACTACGAGCCGCTGGATACCGAGTTCGGCGCCTACTTCATGAATTACCACAGTCGCGCGCCGATCTTCAGTGCTCAGGGCGCTGCGTCGCGCTACTACACGATGCCGTTGGGGCCGTTGGCTAGCGCCAGGCCGCTGATCGTGGCCGGCAACTCCAACTACTTCGTCGAGTATCCGGAAGATATCCGCCTGTATGGCCTTAGCTTCTCCACCACCTTGCCTACCGGCACGGCCTGGAGCGGCGAACTGAGCTACCGCCCCAATGCGCCGGTCCAGCTGAACTCCACCGACATCCTGTTTGCCGGTGTGACGCCCATTGCCGGCTTTGGCAACGCCTCTGTCTTGAAAGGCACTCCCGGGCAGGACCTGCACGGCTATAACCGCAAGGAAATTACCCAGCTGCAGACCACCTTTACCCACTTCTTCGATCAGGTCATGGGCGCCAGCCGCCTGACTCTGGTGGGTGAAGTCGGCATGACTTATGTCGGAGGCCTGGAGAGCAAGACTAAAGCTCGTTATGGCCGCGATCCGGTCTTTGGGCCAGGCACATTGCCGAACGGTTTCTGCGCCACCCTCAACAGCAGCACCATCGCCGGAGCCGGTCCGGGTACTGACGCCAGCAACCGCACCACCAACTGCAACAACGACGGTTTCACCACCGCCACTTCCTGGGGCTACCGCGGTCGTGCCATCTGGGAATACCCGGATGTGTTCGCCGGTGTGAACCTCAAGCCCAACGTGGCCTGGTCCCATGACGTCAAGGGTTACTCGCCAGGCCCTGGCGGCAACTTCGAAGAAGGCCGCAAGGCCATCAGCCTGGGACTGGATGCCGAGTACCAGAACACCTACACCGCGAGCCTGGCCTACACCAACTTCTTTGGTGGCGACTTCAGCACCGTGGATGACCGGGACTTCCTCGCCTTGAGCGTTGGCGTGAACTTCTAA
- a CDS encoding fatty acid--CoA ligase — protein MLQTRVIPPAEGAYQYPLLIKRLLMSGSRYEKTREIVYRDQLRYTYPTLIERVARLANVLTAAGVKAGDTVAVMDWDSHRYLECMFAIPMIGAVIHTINVRLSPEQILYTMNHAEDRFVLVNSEFVGLYQAIAGHLTTVEKTLLLTDAPEKTAELPNLVGEYETLLAAASPQYSFEDFDENSVATTFYTTGTTGNPKGVYFTHRQLVLHTLGVSTIMGCIDSVRLLGTNDVYMPITPMFHVHAWGLPYVATMLGLKQVYPGRYDPEYLVELWRREKVTFSHCVPTILQMVLNAKAAQGTDFGGWKIVIGGSALNRALYEAAKARGIQLTAAYGMSETGPLVSCAHLNDELMASSEDERTTYRIKAGVPGPLVEAAIIDAEGKFLPADGESQGELVLRAPWLTEGYFNEPQKGAELWEGGWLHTGDVATLDSMGVIDIRDRIKDVIKTGGEWISSLDLEDLISRHAAVREVAVVGIADPQWGERPFALLVIREGHAIGARELKEHLKPFVELGHLSKWAIPSQIALVTEIPKTSVGKLDKKRIRIDISEWQASNSTFLSTL, from the coding sequence ATGTTGCAGACTCGTGTTATCCCCCCCGCCGAAGGCGCCTATCAATACCCGCTCTTGATCAAGCGGCTGCTGATGTCCGGCAGTCGTTACGAGAAAACCCGCGAGATCGTCTACCGCGACCAGTTGCGCTACACCTATCCGACCCTGATCGAGCGCGTGGCGCGCCTGGCCAACGTACTGACCGCCGCCGGGGTCAAGGCTGGCGACACCGTGGCTGTCATGGACTGGGACAGCCATCGCTACCTGGAGTGCATGTTCGCCATCCCGATGATTGGCGCGGTGATCCACACCATCAACGTGCGTCTGTCGCCGGAGCAGATCCTCTACACCATGAACCACGCCGAGGACCGCTTCGTGCTGGTCAACAGCGAGTTTGTCGGTCTGTACCAAGCCATCGCCGGGCACCTGACCACGGTGGAGAAAACCCTGCTGCTCACCGATGCCCCGGAGAAAACCGCCGAGCTGCCGAACCTGGTGGGGGAGTACGAGACGTTGCTGGCCGCCGCCAGCCCCCAGTACAGCTTCGAGGATTTCGACGAGAACTCGGTGGCCACCACCTTCTACACCACCGGCACCACCGGCAATCCCAAGGGCGTGTATTTCACCCACCGGCAACTGGTGCTGCACACCCTGGGGGTGTCCACCATCATGGGCTGCATCGACAGTGTGCGGCTGTTGGGCACCAACGACGTGTACATGCCCATCACCCCGATGTTCCACGTGCATGCCTGGGGCCTGCCCTACGTGGCCACGATGCTCGGGCTCAAGCAGGTCTACCCGGGACGCTACGACCCTGAGTACCTGGTGGAGTTGTGGCGCCGGGAAAAGGTCACCTTCTCCCACTGTGTGCCGACCATCCTGCAGATGGTGCTCAACGCCAAGGCGGCCCAGGGCACCGATTTCGGCGGCTGGAAGATCGTCATCGGCGGCAGCGCGCTGAACCGAGCGCTATATGAGGCAGCCAAGGCCCGGGGCATTCAACTGACTGCCGCTTACGGCATGTCGGAGACCGGCCCGCTGGTGTCCTGCGCCCATCTCAATGACGAACTGATGGCGAGCAGCGAAGACGAGCGCACCACCTACCGGATCAAGGCCGGGGTGCCGGGCCCGCTGGTGGAAGCGGCGATCATCGATGCCGAGGGCAAGTTCCTGCCGGCGGACGGCGAGTCCCAGGGCGAGTTGGTGCTGCGCGCGCCCTGGCTGACCGAAGGCTATTTCAACGAGCCGCAGAAGGGCGCCGAGCTGTGGGAAGGCGGCTGGCTGCACACCGGCGACGTGGCGACCCTGGACAGCATGGGGGTGATCGACATCCGCGACCGGATCAAGGACGTGATCAAGACCGGCGGCGAGTGGATCTCCTCCCTGGACCTGGAAGACCTCATCAGTCGCCACGCGGCGGTACGTGAAGTAGCAGTGGTGGGCATTGCCGATCCGCAGTGGGGCGAGCGCCCGTTCGCCTTGCTGGTGATCCGCGAAGGTCATGCCATTGGTGCCCGCGAGCTCAAGGAACACCTCAAGCCATTCGTGGAGTTGGGGCACTTGAGCAAGTGGGCGATCCCCAGTCAGATCGCCCTTGTTACTGAAATTCCCAAGACCAGCGTTGGCAAGTTGGACAAGAAGCGCATTCGCATCGACATCAGCGAATGGCAAGCCAGTAACAGCACCTTCCTCTCCACGCTTTGA